The following proteins are encoded in a genomic region of Phragmites australis chromosome 9, lpPhrAust1.1, whole genome shotgun sequence:
- the LOC133929145 gene encoding uncharacterized protein LOC133929145 produces the protein MDEKNFGNKQQAQPKKADAVTDSVPSQDQETLKQFSDSDAGNISLVNVHEAGDVNMEAAISTEDVVRAGGFGAKDDIGSLLPTAVDSTDFEASLRDARDFEGEREEPSHPGLGWKAKEVDDGSKPADLPQQ, from the coding sequence ATGGATGAGAAGAACTTCGGCAACAAACAACAAGCACAACCAAAGAAGGCAGATGCAGTGACAGACAGTGTTCCGAGCCAAGATCAAGAGACCTTGAAACAGTTTTCAGATTCAGATGCTGGAAACATCAGCCTGGTTAATGTCCATGAGGCTGGAGATGTGAACATGGAAGCTGCCATCTCCACTGAGGATGTGGTGCGAGCCGGCGGGTTTGGAGCGAAAGACGACATCGGTAGCCTCCTTCCAACAGCAGTAGATTCAACTGACTTCGAGGCCTCTCTACGGGATGCTCGTGATTTCGAAGGCGAGAGAGAAGAACCATCGCATCCTGGACTGGGCTGGAAAGCAAAAGAAGTTGATGATGGAAGCAAACCAGCAGATCTGCCGCAGCAGTGA